The Aquipuribacter sp. SD81 genomic interval GTGCCGGCCCACGCGAGCGCGACCGTCGCCGCGGGCGTGCCGGAGCTCGCGGCCCGCGCGCGCGCCGTGCTCGGCCGCGACCTCGGCCGCGGCCGGCTCGGGCACGTGCTCGACGAGCGCGACGAGGGCGACGGCGCGCGCTCCCTCGCCGCCGACACGGGCCGGCTGCGGGAGACGGGCAACCTGCTGTTCCACCTCAGCCTGCTCGGGGTGCTCCTCGCGCTCGCGACCGGCTCGCTGTACTCCTACCGCGGCGAGGCGCTCGTGGTCGAGGGCGAGACCTTCAGCAACGTGCTCCCGGCCTACGACTCCGTGCAGCCCGGCGCGCGCTTCGACGCCGCCTCGCTGCCCCCGTTCACGGTCCGGCTCGACGGGCTGCGGGTCGCCTTCGAGGAGCGGCAGCTCAGCGAGCTCGGCGCCCCTCGCGACTTCGAGGCCGAGGTCACGACCCGGGAGGCGCCCGGCGCCGCGGAGCGCGAGGGCTCGGTGGCGGTCAACGCCCCGCTCGAGGTGGCCGGCACGCGGCTGTTCCTCACCGGCAACGGCTACGCGCCCGACCTCGAGGTCCGGGACGGTGACGGGGAGGTCCGGTGGTCCGGGCCCGTGCCGTTCCTGCCGCTGGACGCGACGTACACCTCCGAGGGCGTCGTCAAGGCGCCCGTGCCCGGTGGTGACGACCTCGCCCTCAGCGGCTACCTGCTGCCCACCGCCCCGGCCGAGCCCACCGAGCAGCTGCGCTCGCTGTTCCCCGACGCGCGCGAGCCGCGGCTCGTGCTGACGGCGTGGAGCGGCGACATCGGGCTCGGCGACGGGACGCCCCAGTCCGTCTACGAGCTGGACAGCGACCGGATGACGCAGCTGGAGGACGCCGACGGCGCGCCGCTCGTCCTCGTGCTCGCCCCCGGCGACACCGTGTACCTGCCCGGCGGCGGGTCGGTCACGTTCGGCGACCTGCCCCGCTTCGCCGCGTTCCAGCTGCGCGCCGACCCGTCCGGGCCGCTCGCGCTCGTCTCCGCGGTGCTGGCGGTGCTCGGGCTCGTCGCGAGCCTGACGCTCCCGCGCCGGCGCGTGTGGGTGCGTCTCGTGCCGGCGGATGACGCCGGGGGCGCGGAACCGGCGCGGGACGAGGAGCGCGGCCCGCGTACCGTGGTGCAGGTGGCCGCGCTGTCGCGCGGCCGCGACACCGGGCAGCAGGAGCACGTGGACCGCGTCCTCGCGTCGCTGGTCGGCCCGGCCGAGGAGGAGAGCAGGTGACGCACGTGCTGGGACACGGGCTCGTGGGACTGCCGGCGCTGCTGGGCACGGCGGGCGTGGTCGACGAGGCGATGGCGGGCACGAGCGACGCGCTCACGTACTCCGCGATGGCGGTGTACGCGGGCTCCCTCGTCGCCTACGCCGTCGACCTCGCGGGCTCGCGGCGCGTCGTCACCGTCCGGGGCCGCGACGCCCGGCAGCCGGTGGCGGCGGGCGCCGTCGGTCCGTCCGCCGGCGCACCCGACGTCGCGGACGCCGCCGGCGCGGGCGCTGCCGGCGCTGCGGGCCCCACCCCGGGCGCTCCGGCGCCCGGCGGCAGCCGGGCGGGTGGCATCGGCACGAGCCTGTTCGTCCTCGCGACCGTCCTGCACGCCGCGGCCGTCCTCACCCGCGGGCTCGCGGTGTCCCGGGTGCCGTGGAGCGACGCCTACGAGTTCGCCCTCACCGGCTCCCTCGCGGTCAGCCTCGTGTACCTCGTGCTGCTGCGCACCGGCGGGTGGCGCTGGCTCGGCACGTTCGTCGTCGTGCCGGTCCTGCTCACGCTCATGGTCGCGACGTCGTTCTTCTACACGAACGCCAGCGCCCTGTCCCCGGCGCTGCAGAGCTCGTGGCTCGTCGTGCACGTGTCGATCGCCTTCGTCGCGTCCGCGCTGTTCACCATCGGCTTCAGCCTCGCGGTCGTGCAGCTCGCGCAGCACCGCCAGGAGGCCGCCCTGACCGCGGGGGCGGCGCCCGGGCGCTTCCTGCAGCACGTCCCCAGCGCGGACCGCCTGGAGCAGGTGTCGTTCCGGCTGCACGCCGTCGGGTTCGTGCTGTGGACCTTCACGGTCGTCGGCGGCGCCATCTGGGCCGCCGAGGCGTGGGGCCGCTACTGGGGCTGGGACCCCAAGGAGGTGTGGTCCTTCGTCATCTGGGTCGTCTACGCCGCGTACCTCCACGCGCGCTCGACGGCCGGGTGGGCCGGCACCCGCAGCGCGTGGATCGCCGTCCTCGGCTTCGCGTGCCTGCTGTTCAACTTCTTCGGCGTCAACTACCTCTTCGTCGGCAACCACTCCTACGCCCTGTGAGCCCGGGCGGCGCGTGACGGCGTCTCCGCTCAGGGCCCGACGAGCCGGTCCCGGCCGCCGTCCTTGGCCTCGTACAGGTGCCGGTCGGCGGCGCTGAGGAGCTCGCCGGCCGGGGACGCCGCCTCCCGCGGCACACCGACCGTCACACCGGCCGAGGCCGTCACGACGAGCGGGGCGCGCTCCTCGGTCACGGCCGGCACGTCGTCCCACTCGACCGTCGAGGCAGCGCGCCGCACCTGCTCGACGACCGCGGCGACCTCGGTGTCGGCCAGGTCGGACACCGGGAACGTCACGACGAACTCCTCCCCGCCCACCCGGTACAGCCCGGCCCCGGGCACCCCGAGCAGGGCGGTCACCATCGCCCGCCCCACGCGCACGAGGACCTCGTCGCCGGTCACGTGCCCGTAGCGGTCGTTGACGCGCTTGAAGTGGTCGAGGTCGACGATGGCCAGCGCGAGCCGTGTCCCGGCCCGGGCGTGGTCGGCCATGGCGTCGGTGAACGCACGCCGGTTCTCTATGCCGGTGAGGGCGTCGACGCGCGCGGCCCGACGCTCGCTCTCCGAGGTGCGGCGCCACGTGTCGCGCTCGCGCTCGACCTCCTCGCGTCGCAGGCGGGCGGCGTTGACGGCGGCGGTGCTGTGCACCTGCATGTCGCGCGAGGCGGTCACGGCCGTCACGTAGCGGCGCATGGCGGCGAGGGCGCCGACGAGGTCGCCCCGCCGCTCGCGGCACGTGGCCAGCATGTGCCACACCATGACGCTCGTCACCGAGCCGAGCCGGTCGGTGGCCGCGGTCGCGTCCAGCAGGATCCGCTCCGCCTCGTCGAGCTCGCCGCGCTCGAGCAGCACCTCCGCCAGCAGGGCCCGCGACCGCGCGAGCACGTCGACCTCGCCGAGGGTGCCGACGAGCTGGACGGCGTCACGGGCGTGCCGCAGCGCGGCGTCGAGGTCGCCGTGCAGCTGCGCGCGGCGCGCGAGGCACCACGAGGCGCCCCGGCGGTTCGCCAGGCCCTCGCCGACCTCCACGGCGGCGTCGGCGGCGGTGACCGCCTCGTCGGTCCACGCGTCGACGAGGGCGAGCAGGTCGTCGCGCTCCTCGCCGGACGCCGGCGGCTGGCCCTCGTAGCCGCGCAGCAGGAACGACGCGGCGGCGACCGAGCTCATGAGCACCCACTCCTGCTGCCGCGGGTGGCCGAGGGAACGCGCCTCGCGGCGAGCGTCCTCCAGCAGCCCGAGGGCGCCGCGGGCGTCGCCGAGGTCGTAGAGCGCGACGGCGAGGTTGTGCCGCATCACCGAGCGCAGCCGCACCGCCTCCTGCCCGGACGCCCGCAGCAGCGCCTCGAGGCCCCGGTCGAGGTGCCGCAGCTGTGCGTGCAGGTCGCCGAGGTAGCCGGAGGAGATCGCGTGCATGTTGAGGGCCTGCGCCGCCGTGAGCGGGTCGGCGTCGCCGTCGACGAGCTCCAGGGCGCGCGCGGTGTCGTCGTGGGCGCGCAGGTCGCGGCGGAAGTGCCGCGCGCGGGCGCGCAGCACGAGCAGCCGCGGGGCCA includes:
- the resB gene encoding cytochrome c biogenesis protein ResB, coding for VPAHASATVAAGVPELAARARAVLGRDLGRGRLGHVLDERDEGDGARSLAADTGRLRETGNLLFHLSLLGVLLALATGSLYSYRGEALVVEGETFSNVLPAYDSVQPGARFDAASLPPFTVRLDGLRVAFEERQLSELGAPRDFEAEVTTREAPGAAEREGSVAVNAPLEVAGTRLFLTGNGYAPDLEVRDGDGEVRWSGPVPFLPLDATYTSEGVVKAPVPGGDDLALSGYLLPTAPAEPTEQLRSLFPDAREPRLVLTAWSGDIGLGDGTPQSVYELDSDRMTQLEDADGAPLVLVLAPGDTVYLPGGGSVTFGDLPRFAAFQLRADPSGPLALVSAVLAVLGLVASLTLPRRRVWVRLVPADDAGGAEPARDEERGPRTVVQVAALSRGRDTGQQEHVDRVLASLVGPAEEESR
- the ccsB gene encoding c-type cytochrome biogenesis protein CcsB → MTHVLGHGLVGLPALLGTAGVVDEAMAGTSDALTYSAMAVYAGSLVAYAVDLAGSRRVVTVRGRDARQPVAAGAVGPSAGAPDVADAAGAGAAGAAGPTPGAPAPGGSRAGGIGTSLFVLATVLHAAAVLTRGLAVSRVPWSDAYEFALTGSLAVSLVYLVLLRTGGWRWLGTFVVVPVLLTLMVATSFFYTNASALSPALQSSWLVVHVSIAFVASALFTIGFSLAVVQLAQHRQEAALTAGAAPGRFLQHVPSADRLEQVSFRLHAVGFVLWTFTVVGGAIWAAEAWGRYWGWDPKEVWSFVIWVVYAAYLHARSTAGWAGTRSAWIAVLGFACLLFNFFGVNYLFVGNHSYAL
- a CDS encoding GGDEF domain-containing protein → MPVTPNRWERPAGRRREVVVRAEQQRGATADGAPDGPAPGTDPLADVAALVDRDPVAACELLDERIAHLDGSAAAAADGLAPRLLVLRARARHFRRDLRAHDDTARALELVDGDADPLTAAQALNMHAISSGYLGDLHAQLRHLDRGLEALLRASGQEAVRLRSVMRHNLAVALYDLGDARGALGLLEDARREARSLGHPRQQEWVLMSSVAAASFLLRGYEGQPPASGEERDDLLALVDAWTDEAVTAADAAVEVGEGLANRRGASWCLARRAQLHGDLDAALRHARDAVQLVGTLGEVDVLARSRALLAEVLLERGELDEAERILLDATAATDRLGSVTSVMVWHMLATCRERRGDLVGALAAMRRYVTAVTASRDMQVHSTAAVNAARLRREEVERERDTWRRTSESERRAARVDALTGIENRRAFTDAMADHARAGTRLALAIVDLDHFKRVNDRYGHVTGDEVLVRVGRAMVTALLGVPGAGLYRVGGEEFVVTFPVSDLADTEVAAVVEQVRRAASTVEWDDVPAVTEERAPLVVTASAGVTVGVPREAASPAGELLSAADRHLYEAKDGGRDRLVGP